One segment of Carya illinoinensis cultivar Pawnee chromosome 1, C.illinoinensisPawnee_v1, whole genome shotgun sequence DNA contains the following:
- the LOC122275769 gene encoding uncharacterized protein LOC122275769 isoform X1, with amino-acid sequence MMPGCSVSSKEVQLFQSLKGIQQLAETRRFKAWFLDQFGVLHDGQKPYPGAISTLEKLASTGSKMVIISNSSRRASTTIEKMKSLGFDPSFFMGAITSGELTHQYLQRKDDAWFAALGRSCIHITWSDRGLISLEGLDIQVVENVEEAEFVLAHGSEALGHPSGAAIPTKLVDLEKILERCAAKRIPMVVANPDYVTVEARDLRVMPGTLAAKYEKFGGEVKWMGKPDKIIYEAAMAIAGVDASDSIAVGDSLHHDIKGANQAGIQSAFITCGIHATELGVGNFGETADLSSVEVLASKYNAYPSYVLPAFTWCR; translated from the exons atgaTGCCCGGATGCTCTGTTTCGTCCAAAGAAGTTCAGCTCTTTCAGAGCTTGAAAGGAATTCAACAACTCGCCGAAACGCGTCGTTTCAAG GCATGGTTTTTAGATCAATTTGGGGTCCTTCATGATGGCCAAAAACCTTATCCAGGAGCAATTTCAACAT TAGAAAAACTAGCAAGTACTGGTAGCAAGATGGTGATCATAAGTAATTCCTCAAGACGTGCATCAACAACCATTGAAAAGATGAAGAGCCTTGGATTTGATCCCTCTTTTTTTATGGGAGCCATTACTAGCGGAGAATTGACACATCAATACCTGCAAAG GAAAGATGATGCTTGGTTTGCAGCACTTGGAAGATCTTGCATCCATATCACTTGGAGTGATCGGGGTCTCATATCTCTTGAG GGACTAGACATACAAGTTGTCGAGAATGTTGAAGAAGCTGAGTTTGTTTTGGCCCATGGAAGTGAAGCTTTGGGGCATCCTTCTGGTGCTGCAATTCCCACGAAACTTGTGGACCTTGAGAAAATATTAGAGCGCTGTGCTGCTAAAAGAATTCCAATGGTGGTGGCAAATCCCGATTACGTGACTGTTGAGGCAAGGGACTTGCGTGTAATGCCTG gaACTCTAGCAGCCAAATATGAGAAGTTTGGGGGTGAAGTGAAATGGATGGGCAAGCCAGATAAG ATAATCTATGAAGCAGCCATGGCAATAGCTGGAGTTGATGCATCTGATTCTATTGCTGTTGGTGATTCTCTCCACCATGACATCAAGGGTGCAAATCAGGCTGGAATCCAATCAGCTTTTATCACCTGTGGAATCCATGCAACAGAACTTGGAGTCGGTAATTTTGGAGAAACTGCAGATTTGTCTTCTGTTGAAGTTcttgcatcgaaatataatgCTTATCCGTCATATGTATTACCTGCATTTACATG GTGCAGATGA
- the LOC122275769 gene encoding uncharacterized protein LOC122275769 isoform X2, producing the protein MMPGCSVSSKEVQLFQSLKGIQQLAETRRFKAWFLDQFGVLHDGQKPYPGAISTLEKLASTGSKMVIISNSSRRASTTIEKMKSLGFDPSFFMGAITSGELTHQYLQRKDDAWFAALGRSCIHITWSDRGLISLEGLDIQVVENVEEAEFVLAHGSEALGHPSGAAIPTKLVDLEKILERCAAKRIPMVVANPDYVTVEARDLRVMPGTLAAKYEKFGGEVKWMGKPDKIIYEAAMAIAGVDASDSIAVGDSLHHDIKGANQAGIQSAFITCGIHATELGVGNFGETADLSSVEVLASKYNAYPSYVLPAFTW; encoded by the exons atgaTGCCCGGATGCTCTGTTTCGTCCAAAGAAGTTCAGCTCTTTCAGAGCTTGAAAGGAATTCAACAACTCGCCGAAACGCGTCGTTTCAAG GCATGGTTTTTAGATCAATTTGGGGTCCTTCATGATGGCCAAAAACCTTATCCAGGAGCAATTTCAACAT TAGAAAAACTAGCAAGTACTGGTAGCAAGATGGTGATCATAAGTAATTCCTCAAGACGTGCATCAACAACCATTGAAAAGATGAAGAGCCTTGGATTTGATCCCTCTTTTTTTATGGGAGCCATTACTAGCGGAGAATTGACACATCAATACCTGCAAAG GAAAGATGATGCTTGGTTTGCAGCACTTGGAAGATCTTGCATCCATATCACTTGGAGTGATCGGGGTCTCATATCTCTTGAG GGACTAGACATACAAGTTGTCGAGAATGTTGAAGAAGCTGAGTTTGTTTTGGCCCATGGAAGTGAAGCTTTGGGGCATCCTTCTGGTGCTGCAATTCCCACGAAACTTGTGGACCTTGAGAAAATATTAGAGCGCTGTGCTGCTAAAAGAATTCCAATGGTGGTGGCAAATCCCGATTACGTGACTGTTGAGGCAAGGGACTTGCGTGTAATGCCTG gaACTCTAGCAGCCAAATATGAGAAGTTTGGGGGTGAAGTGAAATGGATGGGCAAGCCAGATAAG ATAATCTATGAAGCAGCCATGGCAATAGCTGGAGTTGATGCATCTGATTCTATTGCTGTTGGTGATTCTCTCCACCATGACATCAAGGGTGCAAATCAGGCTGGAATCCAATCAGCTTTTATCACCTGTGGAATCCATGCAACAGAACTTGGAGTCGGTAATTTTGGAGAAACTGCAGATTTGTCTTCTGTTGAAGTTcttgcatcgaaatataatgCTTATCCGTCATATGTATTACCTGCATTTACATGGTAA